A single region of the Leishmania panamensis strain MHOM/PA/94/PSC-1 chromosome 21 sequence genome encodes:
- a CDS encoding hypothetical protein (TriTrypDB/GeneDB-style sysID: LpmP.21.1230), translating into MLREARRRKQQVAGKIGHEEYIYRLSGDPFSHQEEIHRRPQGNLDPRRVQAAGGGVGVAGARGVAGSSQPPFAVDDDANYGGGGRGGRGARLNPISGVPDAGPSNEAPALYGAPGGYIDGTPPAKKYAAANYASPYSGGGAGGYPYPFMPQVQPIVSAFAPVIPAIAPVRDLPAPLPAVYRPKPPLTFHSGPTSSAEVPPLSFSPLPQHPVPPQMGDLSHDAGTPRAAAAPMYLSPGDNGAGRPKTSPTVLPPLNPDAASNGGGNLFPTRSPRPSTSRATLGGGGVGGGFIIGNDGLSDVEQRQREKRAARMRAIELQQENARQMLEQQQRKQAEREREIQEDRLTEQRLQREREEVARREQAELDREKREKELKMMGPRAAQAMLEQQQRETQQRREEEAAARRNRGRAQADVAAPGTGKGTPKPTISPPPTSASAAPTILPSLPPANHMMPLSAPSVLSPPVSASTLPYLVNFNLGGGLRPLPQPSPALYNYPLANACPQAAPLPNGETQAIRSELRRITNLLEQQQQQQQRRAMDSTSFGAKVAPQPWHSGVPQPSTAAGAGTYLTTGQPSPSLDAGGDAPVTSAQRNSAAPYRPFLTGGTLPPPPLTTAAPPAPSSSDAGAPPVSIGPWQGLFSSCASTSATGAGGSLLNPSCGSARQLASSITDNDPELSTEPSRFIGPFRAPMAALPSPPVTPEPEVTVVVVESTTRKPLPASVFCAAVAETVSAHSMVTTPLASEAASFRLSTAASVSASALEAFSEPEACSPARSVEVESLCSVHHISSSTAKRLRINTNEDKSERQGSASPLPKVVVAYTSSVQSLTSSQAELPRE; encoded by the coding sequence ATGCTCCGCGAGGCCCGCAGACGCAAGCAGCAGGTTGCCGGCAAAATCGGGCACGAAGAGTACATCTACCGCCTTAGTGGTGACCCCTTTAGCCATCAGGAGGAGATCCATAGACGCCCCCAAGGCAACCTCGATCCGCGCCGAGTACAAGCGGCAGGCGGCGGAGTCGGGGTGGCAGGCGCTCGAGGTGTTGCTGGGTCAAGTCAACCCCCGTTCGCGGTagacgacgacgccaactacggcggcggcggcagaggtggtcGGGGTGCCCGGTTGAATCCCATCTCTGGCGTACCTGATGCTGGGCCCTCCAACGAGGCCCCAGCCTTATACGGTGCCCCTGGAGGTTACATCGACGGTACTCCACCTGCCAAGAAGTACGCTGCAGCCAACTATGCTTCTCCCtacagtggtggtggcgcaggtggctATCCGTACCCATTCATGCCGCAGGTGCAGCCCATCGTCAGTGCCTTTGCCCCCGTAATTCCAGCCATCGCGCCAGTCAGGGACCTGCCCGCTCCCTTGCCTGCCGTGTACCGGCCAAAGCCGCCCCTCACGTTCCACAGTGGCCCGACTTCTAGCGCTGAAGTGCCACCCCTGTCCTTCAGTCCGTTGCCTCAACATCCAGTGCCACCACAGATGGGCGACCTCTCCCACGACGCCGGCACACCgagggctgccgcggcccCAATGTACTTATCACCGGGTGACAACGGTGCAGGGCGACCCAAGACAAGTccgacggtgctgccgcccctCAACCCGGACGCTGccagcaacggcggtggtAATCTCTTCCCCACGCGCAGCCCGCGTCCGAGCACAAGCAGAGCCACCTtgggaggtggcggtgtcgGTGGCGGCTTTATTATCGGGAACGACGGCCTCTCTGATGTTGAGCAACGCCAGCGCGAGAAGAGGGCGGCACGCATGCGCGCCATTGAGCTGCAACAGGAGAATGCACGACAGATGctagagcagcagcagcgcaagcaAGCAGAGCGGGAGCGGGAGATTCAAGAGGACCGCCTGACcgagcagcgactgcagcgagAGCGGGAGGAGGTAGCGCGGCGGGAGCAAGCCGAGTTAGATCGCGAGAAGCGCGAGAAGGAGTTGAAAATGATGGGAccacgcgcagcgcaggcaATGTtggagcaacagcagcgtgagacgcagcagcggagagaggaggaggctgcagCTCGGCGCAATAGAGGGAGAGCCCAGGCCGACGTTGCAGCCCCAGGGACGGGGAAGGGGACTCCGAAGCCGACGAtttcaccgccaccaaccTCTGCCAGCGCAGCCCCGACCATCCtcccgtcgctgccgccagcaaACCACATGATGCCACTGTCGGCACCGTCCGTCCTTTCCCCTCCGGTGTCAGCGTCTACTTTGCCCTACCTCGTGAACTTCAACCTTGGCGGCGGGCTTCGCCCTCTGCCGCAACCATCACCGGCACTTTACAACTACCCGTTGGCCAACGCCTGCCCacaggcggcgccgctgcccaaTGGAGAGACCCAGGCAATCCGTAGTGAGCTGCGGCGCATCACTAACCttctcgagcagcagcagcagcagcagcagcgccgcgctaTGGACAGCACCAGCTTTGGCGCCAAGGTGGCACCGCAGCCATGGCACAGTGGTGTACCGCAGCCTTCCACTGCAGCTGGGGCTGGTACGTACCTTACTACTGGTCAGCCGTCACCTTCTCTCGATGCTGGCGGCGATGCCCCTGTGACTTCTGCGCAGCGAAACAGCGCGGCGCCGTACAGGCCTTTCTTGACAGGCGGTAcgctgcctccaccgccacttaccaccgcagcacctcccgCTCCCTCCTCGTCTGACGCTGGTGCACCGCCGGTAAGCATCGGACCGTGGCAGGggctcttctcctcgtgcGCTAGCACCTCTGCGACcggtgctggcggcagtCTGTTGAACCCGTCGTGCGGGTCCGCTCGGCAGCTCGCCAGCTCTATTACGGACAACGACCCGGAGCTCTCGACGGAGCCGTCCCGGTTCATCGGTCCGTTTAGAGCACCGATGGCCGCGCTGCCGAGTCCTCCTGTTACCCCCGAGCCGGAGGTGacggtcgtggtggtggagtCCACAACTAGGAAACCGCTGCCAGCATCGGTTTTCTGTGCGGCTGTCGCTGAAACCGTCTCAGCACACAGCATGGTAACCACGCCTCTGGCGTCAGAGGCTGCGTCATTCCGTCtctccacagcagcgtcggtCTCGGCGTCTGCGCTGGAAGCCTTTTCGGAGCCCGAGGCGTGCTCCCCAGCGAGGTCGGTAGAGGTAGAGAGCCTTTGCTCGGTCCACCACATTTCTTCTTCAACGGCGAAACGGTTGAGGATAAACACAAATGAGGACAAGTCCGAGAGGCAAGGGAGTGCGTCGCCGTTACCAAAGGTGGTAGTGGCCTACACCAGCTCAGTCCAGTCCCTAACTTCTTCCCAGGCAGAGTTGCCGAGGGAGTAG
- a CDS encoding 40S ribosomal protein S23, putative (TriTrypDB/GeneDB-style sysID: LpmP.21.1270): MTKTNGQNAARKLVRLRRRNRWADKGWKRAHTFAAKKANPFGGSSHAKGIVLEKIGVGAKQPNSAIRKCVRVQLIKNDKKIIAFVPNDGCLHFIEENDEVLVSGFGRSGHAVGDIPGVRFKIVKVSSVGLYALYRQKKEKPRN, from the coding sequence ATGACGAAGACCAACGGCCAGAACGCAGCTCGTAAGctggtgcgcctgcgccgccgcaaccgCTGGGCCGACAAGGGCTGgaagcgcgcgcacacctTCGCTGCCAAGAAGGCGAACCCCTTCGGTGGGTCGTCACACGCCAAGGGCATTGTGCTGGAGAAGATCGGCGTCGGTGCCAAGCAGCCTAACTCCGCCATCCGtaagtgtgtgcgtgtgcagctgaTCAAGAACGACAAGAAGATCATCGCGTTCGTGCCGAACGATGGCTGCCTTCACTTCATCGAGGAGAACGACGAGGTGCTGGTGTCTGGTTTCGGCCGTTCTGGCCACGCCGTCGGTGATATCCCCGGGGTTCGCTTCAAGATCGTGAAGGTGTCAAGCGTCGGTCTGTACGCCCTGTACCGgcagaagaaggagaagccgCGTAACTAG
- a CDS encoding 60S ribosomal protein L9, putative (TriTrypDB/GeneDB-style sysID: LpmP.21.1250): MVKIKSFSTLEIPEGVTVEVRGRKVTVTGKRGTLTKDLSHLQLDFRVDKKNRTFTAIRWFGSKIPIACLNTTKTHVQNMITGVTKGYRFKVRCAYAHFPINVSLDGPNIEVRNFLGEKRVRRQTVPSTVKVSQTDPSKVKDEIVFDGNDLEQVSREAAVLHQMCLVRKKDIRKFLDGIYVQTKTNVEAVE; encoded by the coding sequence ATGGTCAAGATCAAGAGCTTCTCCACCCTGGAAATCCCTGAGGGTGTGACCGTCGAGGTGCGGGGCCGCAAGGTCACTGTCACAGGTAAGCGCGGCACCCTCACGAAGGACCTGtcgcacctgcagctggaCTTCCGCGTGGACAAGAAGAACCGCACCTTCACGGCGATCCGCTGGTTCGGCTCCAAGATCCCGATCGCGTGTCTGAACACCACCAAAACACACGTGCAGAACATGATCACTGGCGTGACGAAGGGCTACCGCTTCaaggtgcgctgcgcctACGCTCACTTTCCAATCAACGTCTCTCTGGATGGCCCGAACATCGAGGTCCGCAACTTCCTCGGTGAGAAGCGCGTACGCCGCCAGACGGTGCCCAGCACTGTGAAGGTGAGCCAGACCGATCCGTCCAAGGTCAAGGATGAGATTGTCTTTGATGGCAACGACCTGGAGCAGGTGTCCCGCGAGgccgccgtgctgcaccAGATGTGCCtggtgaggaagaaggaTATCCGCAAGTTCCTTGACGGTATCTACGTCCAGACCAAGACCAACGTCGAGGCTGTTGAATAA
- a CDS encoding kinesin, putative (TriTrypDB/GeneDB-style sysID: LpmP.21.1240): MGRGAAHEEYPDDGHIFVCVRVRNAPQNAACLTHNSAAATNTRASAVLRKSVLREAQRICVSVVENVVVMHDPTSIDDDATVAKDGNNVVQMLTDRAHRTGATRHSRKAAGGGSAAAALSRTSSRRTAGGSRVTTAGAAAGATHIVSTSTANYYECDHCIASMEESHLLQMPLIRTSDFLQPPPYGSQEEVYRRTAMHAVKAAIDGINSCVFAYGQTGSGKTYTLFGDTTNIRRDPGVVPRTLDDLFSRLEAVKQSYQSDRVIDYSYRVQLSFYEIYQNEVYCLFSRRGPLHVQFVRDPTGRKETMIIHDLQQQTVTSAEKAYPMIEVGLRRRQTAETGMNSRSSRSHAVLQVRVAQYRTNCDTRETVEHQATINLVDLAGSERQKTANTSGTSRAEGIQINQSLATLARVINDIASGAKFVNYRDSLLTMVLKDNLGGNSKTFMIANISPIAFSYQESCATLTYARDVRKIRNRPMVNKTFQTRANLLEQNMTLKQENEKLKEQMEAWVRGLQSSNLHPSETDAIGLSVRGGSMAEASDHPLLSPPLSMSQTIAAQQRRASNVPLDVAGCNEAFLSASSAGLTAPLLISSHRKYTSIAGIGGSCVEGGVVRVTALVKGTMEFPLSRVLYSLPSTTTTGESLYTAGEDGHNTQKWHTAILMGADANSSECASGGNTCRPDTVVETTAAVAEKMLDLGSLVLERVAQRSCEQRYYVHFNPPASVEGLSRLIDVQINGKSVGEKGRRELHHGDVVCAYLEDGAKAEAATETAASACLHAQSLVSFHYVDLNALSRGTNTSSNGMSSATLGQIAVSVDLPADMESLTLEDIKQLQRDNAKLLDMVRQQAETINYQCAHTSTSMGQAENLEGISPIETPGSVSPNPRSLEPSVSTSLPPETSKIVVTLEAFRRLSVSPSIRRGSVMPADLETDELLQRAAAQSESKQRLDSAVHENEKLHRTVVSRNATLEALARRLAELEAGGPLDTPTTPSASSSPSSVSVSPSAKRDDTDEVQTGRCADVDEVGNNVSMGTERDCSSVTRVSSPSQMRAAFEQRQDEGVVEADEEDGLQLEPIGDGRKRIVYESTEGTRERYQAVVREREQFDRIIELETLMRELRERISELESRLRFSKDETLEQQMFREQAEDERDALLEELANTRSENAMLRRENASLEGFLARDEQALADAARLADEELERQTAVLTDRIKALKALARMWKQRTMKYIAMGYGAGSDDKGTGSARAAHLEAIPWDDLRAAETAAIAKRRLGGGDADACPADVAHTIDDFEKSTTEDNVRALEYALLDFEQENQRLLDRIRHIQAELNGYKSLIGRLRAEKAETEKALADATDSTEEERRRMQQLLRSTNAQLEEAEENLKRTQGRLDDAVGLCENNKRKAVRNNGLLLAQQKRTIEELEAEIHHMRRDYAAKDEELTNLTRYMQDRDALGGDGVAQNCKLHSRIEELVKDSMEDYEAPNGYSVFPAGFEFSDEMVSLIRICLRILLDRLKMELYVLNAQSVHKFQLLIHAVKARTEAHFHTFVHQLRDAVSQMAGRTLRPGGKWGLSESDVLSTLVDHRRRQVGDALSGLLIWYDHWDSAPKMEHVAYMELIRNADRIMQMARIVRRESLLNTNATSTSLMPIPGKNGASDTSFISESARRNDKTVKGSCKILSRLASFTRQGNLARAVNQFSATPSRATIAGREGVVGTTPCPVEEGTTPFSRSATVTALALSQSMIPFSRTGTGTRIKGHQAPPAANPESCSLFSRCPSGLPRPLAATVAVANLSPQSCLSTATPARPTKPAASGVSGTPAATLTTGTTPAAPTAAARTNYSRMASAGVLPVSEADVDYVANTDVAEAVSISTYNFSRRMSLAATVGAGEGTTADKGEPVRRPSRLFSQSQKAIFQQRDSSQHQQQPLRRLVSATPALSKSRVNAGATGTRVQASRVKATEAFARSKTHYSVLKPTEMVGRLSRRNSGACVSSKTSTHTAGSLGGGSPHARPSSSQHNASRLSAFYSTPAAVQTRGSGNGPVSMLSNNAAAKLSSGEASFYNPDVMKSLRERSTNDVNSAARASSEPRAVSKKASLTGGSSVHLKKSKAHAATSLSAFQKALTGARVSAGHDTTVVSSAPVIPKLNFEALEEKP; this comes from the coding sequence ATGggccgtggcgcagcgcacgaaGAATACCCCGATGATGGGCAcatttttgtgtgtgtgcgcgtccgCAACGCGCCCCAGAATGCGGCCTGCCTAACCCacaacagcgctgccgcgacgAACAcgcgcgcctccgccgtcCTGCGGAagtcggtgctgcgcgaggcgcaACGGATTTGCGTCTCTGTGGTGGAAAATGTGGTGGTGATGCACGACCCCACGTCgatcgacgacgacgccaccgTCGCGAAGGACGGGAACAACGTGGTGCAGATGCTGACCGACCGTGCTCACCGCACCGGTGCTACTCGACACTCTCGTAAAgcggctggcggtggcagcgctgctgccgccctgtCACGCACCAGCTCACGTCGGACCGCAGGTGGCAGCCGCGTTACCACTGCTGGTGCCGCGGCCGGCGCTACCCACATCGtctccaccagcaccgcgAACTACTACGAGTGCGACCATTGTATTGCGTCGATGGAAGAGTCGCATCTGCTTCAGATGCCGCTGATTCGCACGAGTGATTTTCttcagccgccgccgtaCGGGTCGCAGGAAGAGGTGTACCGGCGCACCGCGATGCACGCCGTCAAGGCCGCCATAGACGGCATCAACTCGTGCGTCTTCGCCTACGGTCAGACGGGCAGTGGCAAGACCTATACACTTTTTGGCGACACGACGAACATACGCCGTGACCCCGGCGTCGTACCGCGCACTCTGGACGACTTGTTCAGCCGCctggaggcggtgaagcAGTCGTACCAGAGCGACAGGGTGATCGACTACTCGTACCGCGTGCAGCTGTCTTTCTACGAGATCTACCAGAACGAGGTTTActgtcttttctctcgccgcGGCCCGCTGCATGTGCAGTTCGTCCGCGATCCGacggggaggaaggagacaATGATCATCCacgacctgcagcagcagacggtgACCTCGGCTGAGAAGGCGTACCCGATGATCGAGGTGGGTCTGCGCCGGCGGCAGACTGCCGAGACAGGCATGAACTCACGCAGCAGTCGTAGCCACGCTGTGCTGCAGGTCCGCGTCGCCCAGTATCGAACCAACTGTGACACACGAGAGACGGTGGAGCATCAGGCGACAATCAACCTGGTCGACCTCGCTGGCAGCGAGCGGCAAAAGACGGCAAACACAAGCGGGACGAGCCGTGCGGAGGGCATTCAGATTAATCAGTCACTCGCAACGCTGGCACGTGTCATCAACGACATAGCGAGCGGGGCCAAGTTTGTAAACTACCGCGActcgctgctgacgatggTGCTCAAGGACAACctcggcggcaacagcaagaCGTTCATGATCGCCAACATCTCTCCCATCGCCTTTAGCTACCAGGAGTCATGCGCCACGCTGACGTACGCTAGGGACGTGCGCAAGATCCGCAACCGGCCAATGGTGAACAAGACCTTCCAAACCCGCGCGAATCTGCTGGAGCAGAATATGACGCTAAAGCAGGAGAAcgagaagctgaaggagcagATGGAGGCGTGGGTGAGGGGCCTGCAGAGCAGCAACCTGCACCCCTCTGAGACAGACGCGATCGGCTTATCTGTCCGAGGCGGCAGCATGGCGGAGGCAAGCGACCATCCACTgttgtcaccgccgctgtcgatGTCGCAGACTATCGCAGCCCAGCAGCGTCGTGCCTCTAACGTGCCGCTGGACGTGGCCGGGTGCAACGAGGCCTTCCTgtccgcctccagcgccggcctgacggcgccgctgctcatctcTTCCCACCGCAAGTACACGAGCATTGCGGGGATTGGAGGATCGTGCGTCGAGGGCGGCGTCGTGCGCGTCACGGCGCTGGTAAAGGGGACGATGGAGTTCCCGCTGAGTCGTGTGCTGTACTCGCTGCCgtcaacgacgacgaccggCGAAAGCTTGTACACAGCTGGGGAGGATGGTCATAACACCCAGAAGTGGCACACCGCCATCCTAATGGGTGCCGACGCGAACTCATCGGAGTGCGCGAGTGGTGGTAACACGTGCCGACCGGATACTGTAGTGGAGactacagcagcagtagcggagAAGATGTTAGACCTAGGGTCACTGGTGCTGGAGCGTGTGGCGCAGCGCTCGTGCGAGCAGCGATATTACGTTCACTTCAACCCACCCGCCAGTGTTGAGGGCCTCTCGCGCCTCATCGATGTCCAGATCAACGGCAAGAGCGTAGGGGAGAAGGGCCGGCGTGAGTTGCACCACGGTGACGTAGTGTGCGCCTACCTCGAGGACGGAGCCAAGGCGGAAGCAGCAACGGAGACGGCGGCCAGCGCTTGTCTGCATGCACAGAGTCTTGTCTCTTTCCACTACGTTGACCTCAACGCACTTTCACGTGGCACGAACACGTCCTCGAACGGCATGAGCAGTGCTACACTTGGCCAAATCGCGGTCTCTGTCGACCTTCCGGCGGACATGGAGAGCCTCACCCTGGAGGACATCAAACAGCTGCAACGCGACAATGCAAAGCTGCTGGACATGGTACGCCAGCAGGCAGAGACGATCAATTACCAGTGCGCCCACACCAGCACATCAATGGGGCAGGCGGAGAACTTGGAGGGCATCTCGCCGATCGAAACCCCTGGCTCTGTGTCACCAAACCCTCGCTCGTTGGAGCCGAGCGTGTCGACATCGCTGCCACCGGAGACGAGCAAGATCGTCGTTACCCTCGAGGCCTTCCGCCGCCTATCCGTCTCCCCATCCATCCGCCGTGGCTCCGTCATGCCAGCTGACCTGGAGAcggacgagctgctgcagcgtgcggcagcgcagagcgagtcaaagcagcgcctcgacagcgccgtccaCGAGAACGAGAAGCTGCACCGTACTGTCGTGTCGCGCAACGCCACGCTGGAGGCTCTGGCGCGACGCCTTGCTGAACTGGAAGCTGGCGGGCCGCTCGATACGCCAACCACCCCATCGGCATCCTCGTCTCCTTCCTCGGTGAGCGTCAGCCCCTCGGCTAAGAGGGATGACACGGATGAGGTTCAGACCGGCAGGTGCGCTGATGTCGACGAGGTCGGCAACAATGTATCGATGGGTACAGAGAGggactgcagcagcgtcacgcgCGTGTCCTCACCTTCACAGATGCGCGCCGCCTTTGAGCAGCGTCAGGACGAGGGAGTCGTTGAGGCAGACGAAGAGGATGGGCTTCAGCTGGAGCCAATTGGAGACGGCCGGAAGCGCATCGTTTACGAGAGCACGGAGGGCACACGTGAGCGCTaccaggcggtggtgcgggaGCGGGAGCAGTTTGATCGCATCATTGAGCTGGAGACTCTTATGcgtgagctgcgcgagcgaATCAGCGAACTGGAGAGCCGTTTGCGCTTCTCTAAGGACGAGACTCTGGAGCAGCAGATGTTTCGCGAGCAGGCTGAGGATGAGCGCGAcgcgctgctcgaggagCTGGCGAATACTCGTAGCGAGAAtgcgatgctgcgccgcgagaaCGCCAGCCTCGAAGGCTTTCTCGCCAGGGATGAGCAGGCACTTGCGGATGCCGCGCGCCTCGCCGACGAAGAGCTAGAGCGGCAGACTGCCGTGCTGACCGACCGTATCAAGGCCCTGAAGGCACTGGCCCGCATGTGGAAGCAGCGCACCATGAAGTACATTGCGATGGGCTACGGtgccggcagcgacgacaagGGCACTGGCAGCGCCAGGGCCGCGCATCTCGAAGCGATTCCATGGGACGACCTGCGTGCTGCCGAGACGGCGGCAATCGCGAAGCGGCGTCTCGGCGGGGGTGACGCGGACGCCTGTCCGGCTGATGTGGCGCACACCATCGACGACTTTGAGAAGTCTACAACCGAGGATAACGTGCGTGCGCTCGAGTACGCACTGCTTGACTTCGAGCAAGAGAACCAGCGGCTGCTGGACAGAATTCGGCACATCCAGGCGGAGTTGAACGGCTACAAGAGTCTCATTGGGCGTCTCCGGGCGGAGAAagcagagacggagaaggcCCTGGCAGATGCGACGGACTCCACCGAGGAAGAGCGTCGTCgcatgcagcagcttctgcgcagcaccaacgcgcagctggaggaggcggaggagaacCTTAAGCGGACACAGGGTCGCCTGGATGACGCGGTGGGCCTGTGCGAGAACAACAAGCGCAAAGCTGTGAGGAACAACGGACTGCTGTTGGCTCAGCAGAAGCGCACcatcgaggagctggaggccGAGATCCACCACATGCGTCGCGACTACGCAGCCAAGGATGAGGAGCTGACCAACCTGACGCGGTACATGCAGGACCGCGATGCGctcggcggtgacggcgtggCGCAGAACTGCAAGCTGCACTCTCGCATCGAGGAGCTCGTGAAGGACTCTATGGAGGACTACGAGGCACCGAACGGGTACTCGGTGTTCCCGGCAGGCTTTGAGTTTTCGGACGAGATGGTGTCACTCATCCGCATTTGCCTCCGTATCCTGCTCGACCGACTCAAGATGGAGCTGTACGTGCTCAACGCGCAGAGTGTGCATAAATTTCAGCTCCTGATCCACGCCGTGAAGGCGCGCACGGAGGCGCACTTCCACACTTTCGTGCATCAACTTCGCGACGCCGTCTCCCAGATGGCGGGCCGCACTTTGCGGCCCGGTGGCAAGTGGGGCCTGTCCGAGTCGGACGTCCTCTCAACTCTTGttgaccaccgccgccgccaggtTGGCGATGCGCTGAGCGGCTTGCTGATCTGGTATGACCACTGGGACAGCGCCCCAAAGATGGAGCATGTCGCCTACATGGAGCTGATCCGAAACGCCGATCGCATCATGCAGATGGCCCGCATCGTGCGTCGTGAGAGCCTCCTGAACACGAACGCGACGTCCACCTCGCTGATGCCGATCCCCGGCAAGAATGGCGCAAGCGACACATCGTTCATCTCTGAGTCGGCACGCCGCAATGATAAGACTGTGAAGGGAAGCTGCAAAATTCTTTCTCGCCTTGCGTCGTTCACCCGCCAGGGCAACCTGGCGCGTGCCGTGAACCAGTTCTCTGCGACCCCTTCGCGAGCCACGATCGCCGGTCGTGAGGGCGTCGTCGGCACCACGCCGTGCCCAGTGGAGGAAGGCACCACTCCGttcagccgcagcgccacggtAACGGCGCTGGCACTCTCGCAAAGCATGATCCCCTTTAGCAGAACAGGTACTGGCACGCGCATCAAGGGGCACCAGGCGCCACCAGCTGCGAACCCGGAGAGCTGCTCGCTCTTCAGCCGTTGTCCTTCGGGGCTACCACGGCCGCTCGCCGCGACAGTAGCGGTTGCCAACCTCTCGCCGCAGTCGTGCCTGTCCACGGCCACACCTGCGCGGCCCACAAAGCCGGCCGCGAGCGGCGTCTCGGGGACGCCTGCGGCCACGCTGACAACCGGTACGACACCCGCTGCTccgacggcggctgcgcgcaCCAACTACTCGCGCATGGCCTCCGCTGGCGTGCTGCCGGTGTCGGAGGCGGATGTGGATTACGTGGCGAACACCGATGTGGCAGAGGCTGTATCCATCAGCACCTATAACTTCTCCCGCCGCATGAGCCTGGCGGCAACAGTGGGGGCCGGTGAAGGCACCACTGCCGACAAGGGCGAACCAGTGCGTCGTCCGagccgcctcttctctcaaTCCCAGAAGGCGATCTTCCAGCAGCGGGACTCCTcgcagcatcagcaacagccactgcgccgcctggTCTCTGCCACACCGGCTCTCTCCAAGTCCCGCGTCAACGCTGGTGCGACTGGAACTCGCGTGCAGGCGAGCCGTGTTAAGGCAACAGAGGCGTTTGCGAGGTCGAAGACACACTACTCAGTGCTGAAGCCAACCGAAATGGTGGGCCGACTGAGCCGCCGCAACTCCGGCGCTTGTGTCAGCTCCAAAACTAGCACTCATACGGCCGGCAGCTTAGGCGGGGGCTCGCCGCATGCACGGCCGTCCTCGTCGCAGCACAATGCGTCACGGCTCTCTGCCTTCTACAGTACACCCGCAGCTGTACAGACGCGCGGGTCCGGGAACGGCCCTGTAAGCATGCTGAgcaacaacgccgccgcgaaACTGTCTTCGGGGGAGGCCTCCTTCTACAACCCGGACGTCATGAAGTCACTGCGGGAGCGAAGCACAAACGACGTGAACAGCGCGGCACGGGCGAGCAGTGAACCTCGTGCGGTTTCCAAGAAGGCAAGTCTCACGGGTGGTAGTAGCGTACACTTGAAGAAGAGCAAGGCGCACGCAGCGACATCGCTGTCTGCATTCCAAAAGGCGCTGACCGGTGCACGCGTGAGCGCTGGACACGACACCACCGTCGTGAGCTCAGCACCCGTGATACCGAAGCTCAACTTTGAGGCACTGGAGGAGAAGCCCTGA
- a CDS encoding 40S ribosomal protein S23, putative (TriTrypDB/GeneDB-style sysID: LpmP.21.1260) yields MTKTNGQNAARKLVRLRRRNRWADKGWKRAHTFAAKKANPFGGSSHAKGIVLEKIGVGAKQPNSAIRKCVRVQLIKNDKKIIAFVPNDGCLHFIEENDEVLVSGFGRSGHAVGDIPGVRFKIVKVSSVGLYALYRQKKEKPRN; encoded by the coding sequence ATGACGAAGACCAACGGCCAGAACGCAGCTCGTAAGctggtgcgcctgcgccgccgcaaccgCTGGGCCGACAAGGGCTGgaagcgcgcgcacacctTCGCTGCCAAGAAGGCGAACCCCTTCGGTGGGTCGTCACACGCCAAGGGCATTGTGCTGGAGAAGATCGGCGTCGGTGCCAAGCAGCCTAACTCCGCCATCCGtaagtgtgtgcgtgtgcagctgaTCAAGAACGACAAGAAGATCATCGCGTTCGTGCCGAACGATGGCTGCCTTCACTTCATCGAGGAGAACGACGAGGTGCTGGTGTCTGGTTTCGGCCGTTCTGGCCACGCCGTCGGTGATATCCCCGGGGTTCGCTTCAAGATCGTGAAGGTGTCAAGCGTCGGCCTGTACGCCCTGTACCGgcagaagaaggagaagccgCGTAACTAG